The stretch of DNA CCGATCGATCAACGAACGTCGCACAAAGCCGTGATAGATGCATGGCAGGCGGTAATAGTCGCTGTCGTCCAGCAGCTTGCGAAGTTCCTGCCGGCTGTTGCGCAACTCCATGCCTTCGCCACGTGGAAGGAGTGCGCTTCCGCGCCTGCCCCCTTCAAGGTCGGGCCAGTAATAATGGGCGCGTGCGGCAGCGATCGCGTCGACCTTAGGGTTGTCGAAGATGGCATGAACGGCGGCGGGAGCGTGACCGAGAATGCCATCATCGTCGCCGATGAAGCCGATATACTCCCCTTGGGCAAGCCGGAGCCCGCGCTCGAAATTGTCGCGCATGCTCAGGCGCCGTTCGGACCGTTCGTAGCGCAACCGCGGATCGGCGATGGCCGCGACGATGTCACGTGTGTTGTCGGCGCTCGCATTGTCGAGCACCAGGACTTCCAGCGGCGCGTCTGTTGACTGAAGAGCGGTCGCGATCGACGCGGCGAGGTAGGGCGCTCGATCCCGGGTCGGGATGACGATGCTGAGGAGCGGCACGAAGGTCTCCGAAATATTGCCGGCCTAGAGGCCGAAGGCCCGAACCCGCTGGCGCACCCGCACCAGCAGCGCGCGCCGCGGATGCGGCATGATCAGCAGCATTGTCAACGTGATCGCGAAGAAGCCAAAGCCAAGCTGCAGAAAGGCCGCTGCGCGCCCGCCAATGGGTGGTAACAGCAGGCGGAGCGCAAGCGCGACACCGCCGCCGAGCAGGAGCGGCATCGCAACCGTCACCATCGCCCACCGCAGGCGTTCCGCCGGCAGCAGGCGGGACAGAACCAGCCAGGACAGGATGAGCATCGAGGCAAGATTGAGCGCCGCGAGCACGCCCGCCGCACCGGCGGCGCCCATGTCTTCTGCCGCCCACATCATGGCCGGCAGCATCGCCAGGATGAGGAGGGCGTTCAGCTTGTTCGTCAGCGATGTCCAGCCATGGGCGAGCTGCAGCATGTAAGGGATGTTCGCGAGGGCGTTGAACAGGCTGGCCAGCATCAGCAGCGACAGCGTCGGCGCGGCTGCGCGCGCGACTACGGGCTGCCCTGTCCAGGCCATCAGCGCGTGCTCGGGGAGCGCCAGCACCAGCAGCCCGACCGGAGCCACGGCCACCGCCATCCATTCGCTTGCGGCTCGGAATGCGTCACTCAGGTCGATTTGCCGACGTGCCGCGGCCAACGCGGTGAAACGTGGCAGAATGGCAGTGGTCAGCGGCTGGACAAGCTGGAGCAGGCCCGCCGCCGCCGTCGCGGCCAGGCTGTAAAGACCGAAATCCGACAAAGACGCCATGCTGCCCACAACGATCTTGTCGGCCTGGGTCAGCAGGAAGGTGAGGAGGGCACTGAGGAACATCCCGCCCGCAAAGCCGCGAACCGCCTTCAGTTCGGCCAGGTCCGGGCGGGCGGGGCCGGCACCCTGCGCGCGGAGGACCATCTTCACGCGGCGTCGCAGGATTGAAGCAGAGCCGATCGCTACCATCAGATTCCAGCCGAAGAACAGCAGGACGTTCGGCTCGATGAACCTGATAACGAGCAGCGCGCCGCCCCAGCGCAGCGTTTCAACGGTCACGAGCGCGCCGTTGAGCCAGACCTGATCCTCGATGCCCTGAATGGCCCCGCGATACACCTGTTCGATCCAGCGTATCGCCGCAAGCGCGCCCATGCAGACAACCGCATATTGCACGTCGCTTCGGGCCAGGCTCTGGGGCTGGAGCCACGTCCTTGTCAGCATGCCGGACATGAGCGCCACCGTGACCAGGGCGATTGCCGCGATTGCGATGCTCAGCAACTCGATCGATCGCAGCAGGTTGGCAGTGGACTGCCAGGATTTCGATCCAGCCCGCGCGCGCGACATTTCGAGATTGAGCGTTGGCGTCAGGCCGAAATCGAGCAGCATGGTCCAGGCCTGGACGACTGCGAACGCGCCGATCAGGCCATAGGCCTCGCTGCCCAGCAGCAGCAGGAAGAGCGGCAGGGACAGCAGCCCGACGAGAGTCGTCCAGGCACGGCCGAGATAGTTGGCGATGGCGTTGGCTTTCACCCGCGACGGCAAGCCGTTCGGGCTGTCCGTCGCGGCGGCCTGAGCGGGTGGGGCCGCGCCGCTCCGCATTTCAAGCAGCGATCGAGGCGGCGGACGACGGATTGGGCGAGCCGCTCGGCCCGGCGCCGGTGCGCGCTGCGCTTGTGATCCGCAGTCCTGAGAGCAGAATGAAAAAGACGGACGCCTGCAGCGACAGCTTCACCGCCGGGATGATCCCGTCCCGGAAATGCGGGACGAAAATGGCAACGGCGATCAGATAGGCGCCGACCCGCGCCGGGATATAGCCCCGCTTCAGGAACTCGTCCCAGCCATTCTGGAAGTGCATGATCCGCTCGAACGCAAAGCCCATGATCAGATAGCAGATCGCGATTGCGCCAAATCCGCCCTGCAATACCACTTCTGCAAGAAAGCTTGTCGCACCGAGCGGCGCGACGCCCTTGAGCGCCAGGTTTCCCGCATAGACCATCTCGTCCTTCCCCTCCCAGACGAAGCGCGGGATGAAGCCGGTCAGAGAGTTGATGAAGCGCACTCCATATTCATAGCCAAGGGTCTGGGTCTGCAGGCGTTCGGTGATCCCGGGCAGCGAATGGCCGGCATAAAGACCTTCGGAGAAGAACAGGAAAATGCCCTGCCCCCAGCCAAGCTCGGCATCGGCGCGCACGGCCGAAACCACGACGAGCACGAACACCGCGATTGCGCCGGCGATCACCCGCCACGACGTCGAACTGATCGCCGTTCGCCGTGATAGCAGAATGAAGGCGGGAGGTATGAATGCCGACACGATCTCAAGCCGCTTTGCCCGGATGGCAAGGATGACAAGCATGATCGCAAGGCAGGTGAGGATCAGCAGTTTGAACGGGATCCGGCCCACGCAAATGCCGAGAATGACTGCATAGGCGATCGTCAGGCCCATGAACTCGAGCGTCGCATAGACCACGGCATTGCCGGTCGATCCGGTGGCATCCAGCCCCTCAGTCGCATAGCCCGCGAGAAACTCCCGCGTGCCGAACAAATACACGCCGACAGCGATCAGGCCGATCAGGCCGGCAAAGCCGAAGCGCACGCGTTCGAACGTCAGCACGCCGCTATTGCCGAACCAGGACAGTTTCGGAGGGGGGATACGCCGTGCCACTGCGCGCCCGATCTGCAGTGCCATAAGCGCGAATGCGATGTGCTGGATCGAATAAAGAGCGAGTTCCTGATCCGCCGCGAATGGCGCCAAGAATGCCATGTGGTCGTAATTGAGGTCGAAATAACCAGCAACGGCGAGCGGCACGCCGTAATAGAAAATCGACAGGGTGGCGAGGTCAGCGGCATGCGGAAACCGATCGCGAAACAGGTTCACGACCGCCTGGCCGGTGACGAACAGCGTGATTGCGGTGCAGACAAGGAACACAAACATAAGGGAGGGGCGCTTTCCTCACGCAGCCGACCATGCTGCGCCGTACCTGTCCGATCCACCGGGATCGGCCCTGCGCTACGTAAACCGTGTCTGGCGGTCAAGCATGACCGATGAGATCGATCTGCGGCCAGCCTGTGCCGAATGCGTGTGCGCCCAGCTGCAGCGTCACCGATTGCCCCTGCCGCCTCGCTGCCGCGATCGGCTTGTCCGGCCGGTTGGGGGGTGTGTCGGACCGGCGTCCGCCGGCCGTCCAAACGGGTTCGGCCGCGATACCGTTCCCGGCGGCGGACACCAGCAACTGCGCCGCAGTCAATGTTCCCCCGCCGCCGCCTGCAAGCACCGTTGCCTGCCAGCGCGTCTGCGGGCCAAGCCACGGCATCGAGACGGCCAGGCCGTCCCTATTCGGCGATATCCGGGCCAGCCCGCTCAGGTTGCGGATGCAGATCGTCCAGTTTGCTGTTTCCGCAGCAATGATCGGATCGCCGCGCATGTCCTCAATGGTGCCGCCCTCGACACTGAGCGAGCCGCCGCCTGCGCCGATCCGGATCGCATCTTCGGGCATGCGCCGGAACACGCAGTTCGATACCAGAAACCGGCCGTTGCGCAGATGAAGGCCCTTGGGGGACGGGCTCTGATCATAAACGGCATTCGTCCGTTGGCCATCGAACACGCAGCCCTGGACCGACATCAGCAGATCGGTGCCAGCCCCCTGATTGACGGCATAACCCGGCGCGTTTCGAAAGGTGCATCCGGTGACCAGCACGTCGCTCGCGCTGGCGCGGCTGTAGATGTAGCCCGCGAAGGTATCGTACGGGATGTTGTTGGCAAATGTGCAGCCCGCAATGCTGACCGCATCGATTTCCCGCGCGCCATCGTTGAGCAGGATTGCCGCATATCTGGTGTAGAAGAACCCGGAGTTCGAGATCGTCACGTCCCGGCAACGGCTA from Sphingomonas changnyeongensis encodes:
- a CDS encoding glycosyl hydrolase family 28-related protein, with translation MAGAQIPRRTALALAALPALSSARATSTSANPASRTFNVRDFGAKGDGVTDDTEAFNRAARADAEWSWDLLSSIIVPAGRYRITGTVFLRKGQSLIGEGLSTYIDATGAQRSTFVMGRRRDANRGTEDPGGLPVRIERLMGLGGAADQGFIFAAIPGFQISGLFLTAVGLGIEIEAADGIISDIEIDQCLTAFLIRNSQNLVLSNLNLYLANYGVRFDSRCRDVTISNSGFFYTRYAAILLNDGAREIDAVSIAGCTFANNIPYDTFAGYIYSRASASDVLVTGCTFRNAPGYAVNQGAGTDLLMSVQGCVFDGQRTNAVYDQSPSPKGLHLRNGRFLVSNCVFRRMPEDAIRIGAGGGSLSVEGGTIEDMRGDPIIAAETANWTICIRNLSGLARISPNRDGLAVSMPWLGPQTRWQATVLAGGGGGTLTAAQLLVSAAGNGIAAEPVWTAGGRRSDTPPNRPDKPIAAARRQGQSVTLQLGAHAFGTGWPQIDLIGHA
- a CDS encoding oligosaccharide flippase family protein; translated protein: MKANAIANYLGRAWTTLVGLLSLPLFLLLLGSEAYGLIGAFAVVQAWTMLLDFGLTPTLNLEMSRARAGSKSWQSTANLLRSIELLSIAIAAIALVTVALMSGMLTRTWLQPQSLARSDVQYAVVCMGALAAIRWIEQVYRGAIQGIEDQVWLNGALVTVETLRWGGALLVIRFIEPNVLLFFGWNLMVAIGSASILRRRVKMVLRAQGAGPARPDLAELKAVRGFAGGMFLSALLTFLLTQADKIVVGSMASLSDFGLYSLAATAAAGLLQLVQPLTTAILPRFTALAAARRQIDLSDAFRAASEWMAVAVAPVGLLVLALPEHALMAWTGQPVVARAAAPTLSLLMLASLFNALANIPYMLQLAHGWTSLTNKLNALLILAMLPAMMWAAEDMGAAGAAGVLAALNLASMLILSWLVLSRLLPAERLRWAMVTVAMPLLLGGGVALALRLLLPPIGGRAAAFLQLGFGFFAITLTMLLIMPHPRRALLVRVRQRVRAFGL